Genomic segment of Panicum virgatum strain AP13 chromosome 2K, P.virgatum_v5, whole genome shotgun sequence:
GAGCGGCCATGGGGACGAGGCGCCGCCGTCcggagcggagcggcgggaggccggcaaggacgacgacgaccgcACGGGGTGGGAGGCCGGCGTCGCCGCGGAGGAATGCGGCGCGCAGGCAGGAGTTGAGAGAggtgacaagtgggccccacatgtcattgaGGGAATGAGCAGTGACGTggactgacatgtgggccccgcgTGCCACGTCGGCAAAACCGCTCCTGAAACCGCTTGCTACAGTACTCAATGGGGTAATTTGGACGGTTTTGACAGTACGAGGACCCAGAGTGTCCGATTTCGTAATTCGATGTTGAAATCCGGACTAACGTGACTGTTGGAGGTTGAAAAATAGACTTTTCCCAAGATAATTCCTTCAGGTCTGACTCTTTAAGCTCAGGTCGAGCGTGCAGGCACATACTCCGCAACAAACTAGCTGCCACAAACCTGTACCTATAAACATGGATTATAGCTGTGAGCTCCTTCACAAATACATGCCTTGTTTCCCTTAACATAACCAAGCAGTTTTTGACACTGTCCATTGCCAGTATTGCTAGTGCTTGCCCGGAGACCTTCCGTAGCAACCAATCAGATTCAGTACTTGAGGGTCCATCCGGAGTGACAAATGCTGTCATCAACCTTGTAATGATCAATTTGATGTGCCCAATCGCTTGCCTTGTTTTCACATCAATGGCAAGGTTTCTCAGGATTCCTGCCACCAGTATCCTCAATTCTTGGCTCCTCATGCTGTCTCCGAGGATTTCTGCAAGGTTTCTCAGTAGGAAGGGATTTTTACAAACATTGTGCCGCAGCGTTATGCCGACTTCCCCTTCAACGCTTATGAGCCTGTACAGAACCTTCAGAGATGAGCTCACCAAGACCTTCCGCTGGGTGTCAGAATACATGGTGTTACTTCTGCAGTAGTTAGTAAATCCTATGATTTTCACAACGAGGCCACTTGCTTTAATTATTTCCACACAGTTGTCCGGATCACAGCTTGCAAGGTTGTGAAGAATTGACATGCCGACTGCAGGCAGAAGGTCCTGCTCCGTCAATGGTTCCTCCTGAGGCACCGGCCAAAATTCATAAATCCGCTCCCAGCATCTGGATACCCAGGTGTTTTGTGTGCCAATGATAACGTTTGAGGTTGAGTGGTCTCGTGTTTCCAGTCGGTTCCCATTGTCTGAAACTGTGTCttgtttttcctcttggctGTCGATGGGAGTCAAAAGTGGGTTTCCAATTTTCTGTTGGTTCCCATCATCCAAAAGAGTAGACACTACCTGAATTGTCCCGGGGATTGTCACGACTCTGAGGCTCTTTGCAATCTCAGCGGTGATCACTGCCACAGATAACCTGACGGTTGTGTCCTCCAGGCTTGTCCAGTCCAGCATGTTGATCAATGTGGCCATCGTCTTGGCACAAGTGGTAAGCTTCGAAAGGAGACGTGTCCTGGCCGGCTCCCTCTGCAGGAGGCTGTGCATTATCCTGATCCCATGGAGCTGCATCTTGGGCGAGTCTGAGTTTAGGGAATCCATGGCAAACCTGACGAGGCTGGTCTTCTTTGGAGCAAGCACATCCCTTTCCATGCACTTTTCCAAGGCATAGCTGTAGTACAGGTCGATGGATTCCACTGCCCACTGACCTCTGAATCCACCGCGACGGATGAGGGATCTCCGGGAGATAAACGAGAAGATCTCGAGCGTGCAGGCGATGACATAAAGTGTCCCTTGGCCGAGCACCATCACGTAGAAGATGTTCAGAGATGGCGCGAGGTTTGCATTGGCTGGATTGTTTGGATCATCTTCATCGCCGTAGTCATGCTGTACCAGGCGCAGCAGTGAGAGCGTGATACGTATGGCTGCAGCTGGAATTTGCAGGTTGCCAAATGACACGACAAATACCGCTGATGCTTGGTACGCGATGACGAAGCTCCGGTAGTATTGGTGATCATGCACGGTCGCCGTCAGCACCAGGGCAGCGACCATGCACAGGTTCAGCATCAGTCGACGCCAAAACACTTGCTTACTGCCCAGAGCACGGTCCAACAGCCTGGTGATTTTCTGGAAGCGTAGGCGGCTGATGGTGAGTAGAAGCACTGATAGAAATAGTAGATGAAACCATGTCCACCTGGACATTGTGTTCCTCATGGTGACCTTGGTCGTATTGTGGTAGCGTTCTCGGCGTACAGAGGGAGCCAACAGGAGGACAGCCACTAAGGGGACGCATAGAGATGCGGCGCGGTGCAGCGGTGTCTTCGCTAACACCAGTTTTAGAGCTCGTGAAGAGAGAAGCTGACTGATCGCGGCAGTTAGTATTAGCATGCTAACAATAATAATCAAGTAGTACAACCCTATAGGGATGGGCGGTTTCTTCCGGATCATCACGAGCAGGTAGTTCAGAATATCGGAAACGAGTACGATGATGACAAGGCCATTCCAGCCAAGAGGTCTAAGAGCACCTCTGGTATGGAAGAACAGTCGGTAATCCACTTTGTTGTTGCGGCTGAACATCCTGAAGTAGTGCCTAGAGTGCAGTCAAATAAAGGCAGTATTGCAGTCCACAGATGGACACTAGCTCGTGTATCTAAGGGATGATCGAGAAGAAGAAATGCAGATCAAGGCAGCAAATGGccggaaaagaaagagaacatCTTATCATCAGTATTATTTTCAAATAAAAAGTTTAGTTTATA
This window contains:
- the LOC120695488 gene encoding uncharacterized protein LOC120695488, producing MAPTSTGAGEHRVLQMPAAADGAGQGQVVVVVGTPEKPLNCFVRSVAVMERVGNALGTLAFTWATVVLLGGCPTVLRAVHDFWFATTIVFLEAARHYFRMFSRNNKVDYRLFFHTRVLLLTISRLRFQKITRLLDRALGSKQVFWRRLMLNLCMVAALVLTATVHDHQYYRSFVIAYQASAVFVVSFGNLQIPAAAIRITLSLLRLVQHDYGDEDDPNNPANANLAPSLNIFYVMVLGQGTLYVIACTLEIFSFISRRSLIRRGGFRGQWAVESIDLYYSYALEKCMERDVLAPKKTSLVRFAMDSLNSDSPKMQLHGIRIMHSLLQREPARTRLLSKLTTCAKTMATLINMLDWTSLEDTTVRLSVAVITAEIAKSLRVVTIPGTIQVVSTLLDDGNQQKIGNPLLTPIDSQEEKQDTVSDNGNRLETRDHSTSNVIIGTQNTWVSRCWERIYEFWPVPQEEPLTEQDLLPAVGMSILHNLASCDPDNCVEIIKASGLVVKIIGFTNYCRSNTMYSDTQRKVLVSSSLKVLYRLISVEGEVGITLRHNVCKNPFLLRNLAEILGDSMRSQELRILVAGILRNLAIDVKTRQAIGHIKLIITRLMTAFVTPDGPSSTESDWLLRKVSGQALAILAMDSVKNCLVMLRETRHVFVKELTAIIHVYRYRFVAASLLRSMCLHARPELKESDLKELSWEKSIFQPPTVTLVLERVMVVDGAELDILICLSSQICKAIPEDFTREMEDGRIKDRFVKRLVDALNASVEPSPCCPGIRRAILEQAVIMMEYDSRYASCFSDHGMAEAVSLVEETALDAENYTLFLGDVGLTEGGEPLSSVVARAKELLAVH